In Cryptomeria japonica chromosome 10, Sugi_1.0, whole genome shotgun sequence, a genomic segment contains:
- the LOC131076175 gene encoding developmentally-regulated G-protein 3, producing MATVMQKIKDIEDEMARTQKNKATAHHLGLLKAKLAKLRREILAPPTKGGGGAGEGFDVTKSGDARVGLVGFPSVGKSTLLNKLTGTFSEVASYEFTTLTCIPGVIRYRGARIQLLDLPGIIEGAKDGKGRGRQVISTARTCNCILIVLDAIKPITHKRLIEKELEGFGIRLNKEPPNLTFRKKDKGGINFTSTSTNTNLDLETVKAICGEYRIHNADISLRYDATADDLIDVIEGSRIYMPCIYVINKVDQITLEELEILDKLPHYCPVSAHLEWNLDGLLEKVWEYLDLTRIYTKPKGLNPDYEDPVILSSKRRTVEDFCIRIHKDMLKQFKYALVWGSSAKHKPQRVGKDHELEDEDVVQIIKKM from the exons ATGGCGACCGTAATGCAGAAAATTAAAGATATCGAAGATGAG ATGGcaagaacacaaaaaaataaagCCACAGCCCATCATTTGGGATTGCTAAAG GCCAAACTTGCTAAACTACGACGAGAAATCCTTGCTCCTCCGACAAAAGGAGGGGGAGGTGCTGGTGAAGGTTTTGATGTTACTAAAAGTGGGGATGCTCGAGTTGGCCTTGTGGGCTTCCCATCAGTTGGAAAGTCAACCCTTCTTAATAAGTTGACGGGTACATTTTCTGAG GTGGCATCATACGAGTTCACCACTCTTACATGCATTCCTGGTGTCATTCGCTATCGAGGTGCAAGGATTCAG TTACTGGATCTTCCAGGGATTATTGAAGGTGCAAAAGATGGAAAAGGAAGAGGAAGGCAG GTCATCAGTACTGCTCGAACATGCAATTGCATTTTAATAGTGCTTGATGCTATTAAGCCAATTACTCACAAACGCCTGATAGAAAAGGAGCTTGAAGGTTTTGGAATAAG gctGAACAAGGAACCTCCTAATCTGACATTTAGGAAGAAGGACAAGGGTGGAATAAACTTCACATCTACTTCAACCAATACAAACTTGGACCTTGAAACTGTTAAGGCCATCTGTGGAGAATACAGAATTCACAATGCTGATATATCTCTACGCTATGATGCCACTGCAGATGATCTTATTGATGTGATTGAAGGTAGTCGTATATATATGCCTTgcatatatgttattaacaaggTTGACCAAATTACTCTCGAGGAGTTGGAGATCTTGGACAAGCTTCCACACTACTGTCCGGTCAG TGCTCACTTGGAATGGAATTTGGATGGCCTGCTGGAGAAAGTGTGGGAGTATTTGGATTTAACTCGAATATATACAAAGCCAAAGGGGCTCAATCCTGATTATGAAGATCCTGTCATACTTTCATCAAAAAGGCGGACTGTTGAAGATTTCTGCATCCGCATTCACAAGGATATGTTAAAACAGTTTAAGTA TGCATTGGTATGGGGTTCCAGTGCAAAGCACAAACCACAAAGAGTTGGGAAG GATCATGAATTGGAGGATGAGGATGTCGTGCAGATCATAAAGAAAATGTAG